One Bifidobacterium crudilactis genomic region harbors:
- a CDS encoding CinA family protein — MPRVGHEGGSNDASMDTDEVASRILRFCDGRHLAIAAAESLTGGLLADAFVRVPGASSVFLGSVVTYDIRAKATILGVDRELLSTQGAVNPEVARQMSLGAGVLYTGAAQGRSLVTLSTTGVAGPGPDGTHPQGEVYIAVAVPDNAPASPSTNRPGVHVRHLQLDGSRQQIRASTVLAVLELAARLLGS, encoded by the coding sequence ATGCCCCGAGTCGGCCATGAGGGTGGCAGCAACGACGCGAGTATGGATACGGACGAGGTGGCATCGCGTATTCTTCGCTTCTGCGATGGACGGCATCTTGCCATCGCCGCTGCGGAATCCCTGACGGGTGGTTTGCTGGCGGATGCCTTTGTGCGTGTTCCGGGAGCTTCGTCGGTCTTCCTTGGTTCCGTCGTTACTTATGATATTCGTGCGAAGGCAACGATTCTCGGTGTCGACCGCGAGCTGTTAAGCACCCAGGGGGCGGTCAACCCTGAGGTTGCTCGGCAGATGAGCCTCGGAGCTGGGGTCTTGTATACGGGTGCTGCACAAGGGCGCTCTCTTGTGACCTTGTCCACAACCGGGGTGGCGGGTCCGGGGCCGGATGGGACTCATCCGCAGGGAGAGGTGTATATCGCCGTCGCGGTTCCCGATAATGCCCCGGCTTCGCCCTCGACCAATCGCCCGGGTGTTCATGTGCGGCATCTGCAGTTGGACGGTTCTCGCCAGCAGATACGTGCATCGACGGTCCTGGCGGTTCTGGAGCTCGCGGCACGGCTTTTGGGTTCTTGA
- a CDS encoding helix-turn-helix domain-containing protein — MTDNQTVLRHTEDSFELQSNAVREGAARVRDLTPAQRRAVVFAQQQVLRARAAKKAKDERQAALARMWMKEEGGDVRSVAAAAGTADDAYAGTHQVSLREAIGHVLRDLRSKDHKTLREVSENAGVSLGYLSEVERGQKEASSELLSSIAEALGVSVSQMLRMVADYIESLQD; from the coding sequence ATGACAGATAATCAGACAGTGTTGCGACACACCGAGGATTCCTTCGAGCTGCAGTCGAATGCAGTACGTGAGGGAGCGGCCCGAGTCAGGGATTTGACCCCAGCCCAGCGTCGTGCGGTCGTATTCGCACAACAGCAGGTACTGAGGGCAAGAGCGGCTAAGAAAGCCAAGGATGAGCGTCAGGCGGCGCTCGCACGTATGTGGATGAAGGAAGAAGGCGGTGACGTCCGCTCCGTGGCCGCGGCCGCAGGTACGGCGGATGACGCCTATGCGGGAACGCATCAGGTATCCTTGCGGGAGGCCATCGGACATGTGTTGCGCGATCTCCGTAGCAAGGATCACAAGACCCTTCGCGAGGTCAGCGAGAATGCCGGAGTGTCGCTCGGATACCTCTCAGAGGTAGAGCGTGGGCAGAAGGAAGCCAGTTCGGAACTGCTCAGTTCGATAGCCGAGGCACTCGGTGTCAGCGTCTCCCAGATGCTGCGGATGGTTGCGGACTATATAGAGTCCCTGCAGGATTGA
- the pgsA gene encoding CDP-diacylglycerol--glycerol-3-phosphate 3-phosphatidyltransferase, with translation MEQHSEPESKQTKGHLFAGWNSPPNLVTYVRIVLVAVFIVLDVHAGRFGVENTSMRWWVFALFVFAASTDKLDGWLARKYDQVTELGKLMDPIADKLLICSALVVASSHGELSWWITALFLIRELGITAMRFVVIDTGGKVIAASQAGKYKTLAQCVGIAMLLAPVWSIMSLSEQVVSWYQSLTLVVILIALFLCLYSGAEYLVNTFAGRGRSQENGQVR, from the coding sequence ATGGAGCAGCACTCTGAACCTGAGTCAAAGCAGACGAAGGGACACTTGTTTGCAGGGTGGAACAGCCCTCCGAATCTGGTGACGTATGTGAGGATCGTTCTTGTGGCGGTGTTCATTGTCCTGGACGTGCATGCAGGGCGTTTCGGTGTCGAGAATACGAGTATGCGCTGGTGGGTATTCGCACTGTTCGTATTCGCCGCGTCGACCGACAAGCTGGATGGCTGGCTGGCGCGTAAATACGACCAGGTCACTGAGCTCGGAAAGCTGATGGATCCGATTGCGGATAAGCTCCTCATCTGTTCAGCACTGGTGGTCGCTTCGTCGCACGGAGAACTGTCCTGGTGGATTACCGCGTTGTTCCTTATTCGTGAGCTAGGCATCACTGCCATGCGCTTTGTGGTTATAGATACCGGTGGGAAGGTCATTGCAGCCTCGCAGGCAGGGAAGTACAAGACTTTGGCGCAATGCGTGGGTATTGCGATGCTGCTTGCTCCTGTGTGGTCGATCATGTCCTTGTCCGAGCAGGTGGTTTCCTGGTATCAGAGCCTGACTCTGGTCGTCATTCTGATTGCGTTGTTCCTGTGCTTGTATTCCGGTGCCGAGTACTTGGTGAATACCTTCGCCGGACGCGGTCGTTCGCAGGAGAACGGCCAGGTCCGATAA
- the miaB gene encoding tRNA (N6-isopentenyl adenosine(37)-C2)-methylthiotransferase MiaB gives MDEAMMTDQERLGAQPDAVGAGRGRGVYYVHTLGCQMNVHDSERISGVLEQEGYVPASAAQVEGRDLDLIVLNTCAVRENATDRMYGTLGSWAELKRDRPQLQIAVGGCMAQKDRERIAKRAPWVDAVFGTKNIASLPHLLQESREVHGPQVEITQDLTYFPSELPAARASSVSSWVSISVGCNNTCTFCIVPAVRGKERDRRVGDVLDEVQRCVDSGAKEVTLLGQNVNSFGYSTGDRFAFSKLLRACGDIRGLERVRFTSPHPAAFTDDVIEAMAQTPNIMHQLHMPLQSGSDKVLRAMRRSYRTERFMTILGKVREAMPDAQITTDIIVGFPGESDEDFERTMDVVKRSRFTSAFIFEYSPRPGTPAATMEQVPQDVVRERFRRLNALQESITAERMQDFVGSEVEVLVTDARGRKDQDTHRVTGRERTGVLVHIGAPAGFDVPRIGDVVRCTVTRAGKHYLIADPDPQRDGQVYSIVWK, from the coding sequence ATGGATGAAGCGATGATGACCGATCAGGAGCGTCTGGGCGCGCAGCCGGATGCTGTCGGTGCGGGGCGTGGACGTGGCGTGTACTACGTGCATACTCTTGGATGTCAGATGAATGTGCACGATTCGGAACGTATTTCCGGAGTGTTGGAGCAGGAAGGCTATGTTCCCGCCAGCGCCGCGCAGGTCGAGGGCAGGGACCTGGATTTGATCGTGTTGAATACCTGCGCTGTCCGTGAGAACGCCACCGACCGCATGTACGGCACCTTGGGGTCCTGGGCGGAGCTGAAGCGTGACCGCCCGCAATTGCAGATTGCCGTTGGCGGTTGCATGGCTCAGAAGGACCGTGAGCGAATCGCCAAACGTGCACCCTGGGTTGATGCGGTGTTCGGCACGAAGAATATCGCTTCCTTGCCGCATCTGCTGCAGGAGTCCCGCGAGGTGCATGGTCCTCAGGTGGAGATTACGCAGGATCTGACGTATTTCCCCAGTGAGCTTCCCGCCGCGAGGGCGTCCTCCGTGTCTTCGTGGGTGTCGATTTCGGTCGGCTGCAACAATACGTGCACCTTCTGCATCGTTCCGGCTGTGCGTGGCAAGGAACGTGACCGCAGGGTCGGCGATGTGCTTGATGAGGTGCAGAGATGCGTTGATTCGGGTGCGAAGGAGGTGACTCTGCTCGGGCAGAACGTCAACTCCTTTGGATATTCGACCGGGGACCGTTTCGCGTTTTCCAAGCTCCTGCGAGCCTGCGGTGATATTCGGGGTCTGGAGCGCGTGCGCTTCACGTCCCCGCACCCGGCTGCTTTCACCGATGATGTGATTGAAGCCATGGCGCAGACGCCCAACATCATGCATCAGCTGCATATGCCTTTGCAATCCGGCTCGGATAAGGTGCTCAGGGCGATGCGTCGCTCGTACCGCACCGAACGGTTCATGACGATTCTCGGGAAGGTTCGCGAGGCGATGCCCGATGCCCAGATCACTACGGATATCATCGTGGGCTTTCCGGGGGAGAGTGACGAGGATTTCGAGCGGACGATGGATGTGGTGAAGCGCTCCCGTTTCACTTCGGCGTTCATTTTCGAGTATTCGCCGCGTCCCGGCACTCCGGCTGCGACGATGGAGCAGGTGCCGCAGGATGTGGTTCGTGAGCGTTTCCGTCGGTTGAATGCTTTGCAGGAATCGATTACCGCCGAACGGATGCAGGATTTCGTCGGTAGCGAGGTTGAGGTGCTGGTCACCGACGCTCGTGGGAGAAAAGATCAGGATACTCATCGTGTTACGGGTCGTGAGCGTACGGGCGTTTTGGTGCATATCGGTGCTCCCGCCGGATTCGACGTGCCCCGGATTGGTGATGTCGTCAGGTGCACGGTGACGCGTGCGGGCAAGCATTATCTCATCGCGGACCCGGACCCGCAGCGTGATGGACAGGTGTATAGCATTGTCTGGAAGTAA
- the miaA gene encoding tRNA (adenosine(37)-N6)-dimethylallyltransferase MiaA: MSRRRVVSIVGPTASGKTGLGIALANALAEDGDSCEIVNADAYQMYRGMDVGTAKPSADERARVKHHLVDVIDANDSMSVARFQGMARDCIRGLSSQGIRPILVGGSGLYARAALDDIRFPGTDPSVRHELERRAAEDGPGLLFEELRRKDPEAAAHMDAHNVRRTIRALEVIAITGMPYSANLPRYRYVVPCVQIGLDLPREALDERIDQRTELMRRQGFVDEVRRIRPKLGATAARALGYQQIIDYLDGLIDLDEAFADIAQKTKRLARKQMGWFGRDPRIHWLQALNPRLLENAVAIVRHADAGDYDSTDALADSYTQHHLGAV; the protein is encoded by the coding sequence ATGAGCCGCCGTCGGGTGGTATCGATTGTAGGTCCAACCGCTTCCGGCAAAACCGGTCTTGGCATCGCTCTGGCGAATGCGCTTGCCGAGGACGGCGACAGTTGCGAAATCGTGAATGCCGACGCCTATCAGATGTACCGGGGCATGGATGTGGGAACCGCGAAGCCGAGTGCCGATGAACGCGCACGTGTGAAGCATCACCTGGTGGATGTGATCGATGCGAATGACAGCATGAGTGTGGCCCGGTTCCAAGGCATGGCAAGGGATTGCATTCGAGGTTTGTCCTCACAGGGGATTCGGCCGATTCTTGTCGGCGGTTCTGGTCTGTACGCGCGTGCGGCTCTGGATGACATTCGTTTTCCGGGAACGGACCCGTCTGTCAGGCACGAGCTGGAACGCCGGGCTGCGGAGGATGGCCCCGGTCTGTTGTTCGAGGAACTCAGAAGGAAGGACCCGGAAGCCGCGGCGCATATGGATGCTCACAATGTCAGACGCACGATTCGGGCTTTGGAGGTTATCGCCATCACCGGCATGCCGTATTCCGCGAATCTGCCCAGATACCGATATGTCGTTCCCTGTGTGCAGATCGGGTTGGACCTGCCGCGAGAGGCGCTGGACGAACGTATCGATCAGCGTACCGAGTTGATGCGGCGGCAGGGCTTTGTTGATGAGGTTCGACGGATTCGCCCCAAGCTGGGAGCGACGGCGGCCCGCGCCTTGGGGTACCAGCAGATTATCGATTATCTCGATGGACTGATTGACCTGGATGAGGCGTTTGCGGATATCGCGCAAAAGACCAAGCGCCTTGCACGCAAACAGATGGGGTGGTTCGGCAGAGATCCGCGTATTCATTGGTTGCAGGCTTTGAATCCTCGACTCCTGGAGAATGCAGTGGCGATTGTGCGGCATGCGGATGCGGGTGATTACGATTCCACCGATGCGCTCGCCGACAGTTACACCCAGCATCATCTGGGTGCCGTGTAG
- a CDS encoding carboxymuconolactone decarboxylase family protein, with the protein MARHSMRKGLGQLFQDEKPLGESDPEFIEMFNRFAYSNVAKHGSLDDRQRSVAVLSSLMGCGAVEEYGVMAQVALRVGVDPTELKELIYQAVAVLGMGPVLPFLSVVNELLESKSVKLPLQRQLAGKGDDAAVAAVQGATAGAHVSTDSAPVSGDDANPRFEQLRVWEDEYLNRGCYSSTVLELPLRELSTFCLLAALDNVDVELERSMHANATIGNDEEFLADALLQCAPYMGFPRVRHALACIGRFQR; encoded by the coding sequence ATGGCACGTCATTCCATGCGAAAAGGATTGGGACAGCTCTTCCAGGACGAGAAACCGCTGGGGGAGAGCGACCCTGAGTTCATTGAGATGTTCAATCGCTTCGCCTACAGCAACGTGGCGAAGCATGGTTCGCTCGATGACCGCCAACGTTCCGTGGCGGTGCTGTCATCGTTGATGGGTTGCGGAGCGGTCGAAGAATACGGCGTGATGGCACAGGTCGCGCTTCGCGTCGGTGTTGACCCTACCGAATTGAAGGAACTCATATATCAGGCGGTAGCGGTTCTGGGTATGGGACCTGTTCTTCCCTTCCTGAGTGTGGTCAACGAGCTTCTGGAATCCAAGAGCGTGAAGCTTCCTCTGCAGCGGCAGCTCGCGGGGAAGGGGGATGACGCAGCGGTCGCCGCCGTTCAGGGGGCGACCGCGGGAGCGCATGTGTCGACGGATTCGGCTCCTGTCTCAGGCGATGATGCCAATCCACGGTTCGAGCAGCTCAGGGTCTGGGAAGACGAGTATCTGAACCGGGGCTGCTATTCAAGCACGGTTTTGGAGTTGCCGCTACGCGAGTTGTCGACCTTCTGTCTGCTGGCGGCTCTGGATAATGTCGATGTCGAGTTGGAACGGAGCATGCACGCCAACGCGACCATCGGCAACGACGAGGAGTTCTTGGCCGATGCGTTGCTGCAGTGCGCGCCTTACATGGGATTCCCGCGGGTACGCCATGCATTGGCATGTATAGGACGCTTTCAACGATAA
- a CDS encoding GTP pyrophosphokinase — MGTMDSSTGYEYSAEEATVILDRKNVMNTAELATRIKTLDSGSVNNVEIGDVTEFIDLMQVYEGAMYEIGTKLEILDNEFQVRFSHNPIHHMERRLKSANSIVEKLHRKDLPTTADAIKDNLFDVAGIRVVCNYRDDVYAVSRYLSEQSDIQVLRVKDYIRNPKQNGYRSLHVIYAVPVFLTSGPHYTPVEVQFRTIAMDYWASLEHQLRYKSDLPDIRLAQHSQTLLDCARSLQNIEVQMQSIHRDISGAPQEEGAPEAPHKE; from the coding sequence ATGGGTACGATGGATAGTTCTACAGGGTACGAATATTCCGCCGAGGAGGCGACTGTGATATTAGATCGCAAAAACGTAATGAATACGGCAGAACTGGCGACCCGAATCAAAACCCTAGATAGCGGCTCCGTCAACAACGTGGAAATCGGCGATGTCACCGAATTCATCGACCTCATGCAAGTGTATGAAGGCGCAATGTATGAGATAGGGACCAAGCTCGAAATCCTCGACAACGAATTCCAGGTCCGCTTCAGCCACAATCCAATTCATCATATGGAGCGACGTTTGAAAAGCGCGAACTCCATCGTCGAAAAACTGCACAGAAAGGACCTGCCCACCACCGCGGACGCCATCAAAGACAATCTCTTCGACGTCGCAGGCATACGCGTGGTATGCAACTACCGGGACGACGTGTACGCCGTATCCCGCTACCTTTCGGAACAATCGGACATCCAGGTGCTGCGGGTCAAAGACTACATACGCAACCCCAAACAGAACGGATACCGCAGCCTGCACGTCATCTACGCCGTACCGGTCTTCCTCACCTCCGGGCCCCACTACACTCCTGTCGAAGTGCAGTTCCGCACCATCGCCATGGACTACTGGGCCAGCCTCGAACACCAGCTCAGATACAAATCCGACCTGCCCGACATACGTCTCGCCCAGCACTCACAGACACTGCTCGACTGCGCACGCTCACTGCAGAACATCGAAGTCCAGATGCAGTCCATCCACCGCGACATCAGCGGTGCGCCGCAGGAGGAAGGCGCTCCAGAAGCGCCACACAAGGAATAG
- a CDS encoding Fic/DOC family protein yields the protein MTTPAERASAVAFAWKNCALESLTPNETTANAARSYEHGSVGLEELLAAGDAGQTADSIVARTVRLIAKGWPPRGDLDELRAIHLGLFDSVYDDAGELRRADTVKATASHKGNSAENQSGAADGVRSANPEAFFPANLIETGAANISRELADKRNLKCLDRADFVNELAHIYDELGYLHPFVGGNAMVLRIFASRLAHDAGWDLDWGTVDVRSYKQAKHTAYNGDTSAFAGLFGRIIRPANPTRTFLIAGWDQGPAH from the coding sequence ATGACAACACCGGCAGAACGTGCGAGCGCAGTCGCATTTGCTTGGAAGAATTGCGCCTTGGAATCATTGACACCGAATGAGACGACCGCCAACGCCGCACGGTCCTATGAGCATGGGTCCGTAGGTCTGGAGGAATTGCTAGCCGCCGGTGATGCAGGTCAGACCGCGGACAGCATCGTCGCGCGTACGGTACGGCTCATCGCCAAAGGCTGGCCGCCGAGGGGAGACTTGGATGAGCTGCGTGCCATCCATCTGGGGCTTTTCGACAGCGTCTATGACGATGCGGGCGAACTGCGAAGAGCGGACACCGTCAAAGCAACCGCCTCGCATAAGGGCAACTCGGCGGAAAACCAATCCGGAGCGGCCGATGGCGTACGTTCGGCGAACCCCGAAGCGTTCTTCCCGGCGAATCTTATCGAAACCGGTGCGGCCAATATCTCACGCGAACTCGCGGACAAACGCAATCTCAAGTGCCTTGACCGGGCGGATTTCGTCAATGAGCTTGCTCATATCTATGACGAGCTGGGATACCTTCACCCCTTCGTCGGAGGCAACGCCATGGTACTGAGGATATTCGCATCCCGTCTTGCCCACGACGCCGGATGGGACCTTGACTGGGGAACCGTGGACGTCCGCTCGTACAAGCAGGCCAAACACACCGCATACAACGGCGACACCTCGGCCTTTGCGGGATTGTTCGGACGCATCATCAGACCGGCGAACCCAACGCGCACATTTCTCATCGCCGGATGGGATCAGGGGCCAGCACACTGA